cttattgaaatctatcgaatgatgaaaggccttgatagagtggatgtggagaagatgtttcctatgatgggagaatgTAAGCccagtggacacagcctcagaatagcggGGTGTtcttttagagcagagatgaggaggaatttctttagctagagagtgatgaatctgtggaattctctgctacagatagctgtggaggccaagtctttatgtaaatATAAGTAacgggttgatagattcttgattggtcagggcatgaagtgatatgcggagaaggcaggacactggggctgagaggaaaattggatcagtcatgatgaaatggtggaacagaactgatgggccaaatggcccaattctgcccctatatcttattgtcttataatGGAGAGGTAGAGAGGTAGTGATTTTACAAAGAATTGGATAGATAAAGAGAACCTGACTCAACAAAAGATTGTTCAGGCTGATGCTTACCATTGTGTCGACTGACCGTATCAAGATGTGAGCCTTGCAGCACACCCACACGTGCATTCCAACCATTATTCAGGCACATACAGATGCAAATAGCAATGCCAGCAATTACTCCCATGAGGAAGACAATCCCAAACACCACACCTGCTATCACCGTGCCACTGTAAAAGGAAAAAGAGTTTTCACAAGATTCAGATACAACTGGATCAACATTGCTAATTATAAATCTGGCAATTTTAATCAAAATATTGGTTGATGTTTTAATTTCGATACATTTTTACAGATTTCCTCATTGTCTAATTTGTTCAATTTATTTAAAActgtaagtaaatttattatcaaagtatgtagatACTACCTTGAGATAAATTTTCTtaggagtcatagaaaagtacagcacagaaacaggcccttcggcccactgacctgcacctagtccatagccctccatacccctgccatccatgtacctatccaaacttctcttaaatgttgaaatcgagcttgcatgcaccacttgtgctagcagctcgttccacaatctcaTGACCCTCCGAGtgaaatttcacctttcacccttagcccatgacctctagttgtagtcccacccaatctcagtggaaaaaagcctgcttgcaattaTCCTGTttctccccctcataattttgtatacctctattaaatttcccctcaaccttctatgttccaaagaataaagtcctaacctatttagtcttttcttataactcagatcctccagatttggcaacatccttgtaaattttctctgtactctttcagccttatttacatctttcttgtatgtAGGCCTCACGAACTTCttaataacatcccatctcctgtactcagtagttTGATTTATGACAGTCAATGTGCCAAACACTTTTAGACCCTGTGttgccagatccctttgctctaccacacTTCACACTGCCCAAtttaagacctaccctggctggtcccaccaaagtgtaacacctcacacttgtttgtattaaatcccatctgccatttttcagttcatttttccagcaggtccagatcccactgcaagctttggtcatcttccttgctgtccactacacccccaatcttggtgtcatctgcaaatttgctaatccagtttaccacattataatCCATGTCATTGATATAAGTGACAAACAAAAATGGATTCAGTACCGATcattgtggcactccactagattctgtaacttctcaatcaggattgtggaatgatggtgttaaatgctaagctatagttgatgagcagcatcctgacataggtgtttgtgttgtccaggtggtccaaggccatgtgaagagccattgagattgtgtctgccgttgacctactgtggtgataggcaaattgcagtgggtccaggtccttgctgaggcaggagttcagtctaatcatgaccaacctctcaaagcatttcatcactgttgatgagagtgctaccaggcaatagtcattaagctCACATTACTCTTCTTAGGcaatggtataattgttgcctttttgaagtgggaacttctgcccatagcagtgagaggttgaaaatgtccttgaatactcccgccagttggttggcacaaattttcagagccttaccaggtactccattgggaccttccaccATGTGAGGGTTTActttctttaaagacagcctaacatcggcctcgaGACAGAGATCAACGGGTCACTGGGTGCAGAGACGGAGGTTTCCCTGCACAGAACTGCAAGAGGCGTGTAGACTGAGCTGCTGCATCATGGGTACAAGTGTTCTCACCATCAAGGTCATCTTCCAGAGGTGCTGCCCCACAAAGGCAACATTCATCACTAGAGGGCCATCACCATCCGGTACATGCCcttttgttactaccatcagggaagagctacaggagcctggagacccacACCTAGTAGTTCAGGagttgcttcttcccctccatcatcaaatttctgaatgcttctccaacactaccttgttattcttTCTATTTACAACgtttatttattttctaaattataatttttttgtgtggcggggtggagatacgtctctaccaaaagaggtgtcaggtgctccttccctctgctagcttcCAGGTCACCCTTGGGGACAGTgtcccccccgatcagggtcatgtgaagctgtgggagcaggcggtggatggtcgtacaagcagctggtgcacatcacaagtcctggtgatgcaaccactgacaccaggctgacgatctctgaagagtattgataatggctggggtcacccatcatgtaaagacactgctcagaaggcagcaatggcagaCCACtgacagaaaaatttgccaagaataatcacagTCATGGGACATGACAAGGTACTGAATGACCGAACAAATGAACAGTCTTTGTTTCTTTgctctgtgatgctgctgcatacAATAAGCTTCACGTCataagtcaatgataataaatctatttCTATTTTAGAATAAACTTGATTAATGACCCTTACTCCTACTCTCAGGGGATGAAAGGATTTGACAAATGAGATACGAGTGAGATTTCCGCAATTTCTTAGTAAATAGATAATCTGTATTTTCTTAATTGTCATCACCTTTTAAATTCAATTTTTAAAGCTGTTTTAGTTCCTGTCAGCAATTTATGATGACTGGATTCAGTCACACATCAGCTATAAAGGCCTGATCTTAATTAGAACTGAAAGGCACCGACAGTGATAGTTTGACATTAGTTGCTGGAAGAGTTGCAGACTCTCTTGCTGAAGGGGAAGGAAGTGGGTAGCAGGTAGTTGGAGAAGCAGTGTGCTTCTTCTGCTGCGCAAGGATTTGCAGACGGTATGAAAATAGGCCGAGGCataagtagttttgaggaagtagagaggctacagaaggactgagacagattaggagaagaggcaaagaaatagcagatggaatacagtgtcgggaagtgtatggtcatgtactttggtagaagaaatgaaagggtagactattttctaaatgaagagaaaaaacaaatctgaggcgcagaaggacttgggaatctttgtgcaggattccctaaaagttgatTTGCCAGTTGTCTgtgaagaggaaggcaaatgtgatgttagcttcatttcaagaggactagaatataaaagcaaggatgtaacattgaggctttataaagcactggtgaggcctcacttaagagtactgtgagcagttttgggccctttattttagaaaggatgtgctgaaactggagagggttcacaaaaatgattccaggattgaaaggcttgtcatatgaagagtgtttgatggctctgggcctgtattcactggaattcagaagaatgagggatgagcTCATTGATACCTATCCAATGGTAGAGCcttgacagagcagatgtggagaggatgtttcctgtggtgggtgaatCGAAGACCAGATGATGCATCCTTAGAACAGagtgatgtccttttagaacagaaaagaggagggatttcttcagccagagaatggtgaatctgtggaattctttgccacaggtgctGTGGAGGCTATTTAGGACAAATGTTGATAGATTTTTGTTTGGTCAGGAGGTGAaggatacgaggagaaggcaggagattggggctgagaggaacatTGGATTAGCTATGATGAAAaagtggagtagactcgatgagcctaattctgctcctatatcatttAAAGagtagctttatttatcacatgtaactccaaaacattcagtgaaatgtatcatttgcgtCAAGGactaacacagtccaaggatttgCTAAGGGAGCCCACTAGGgttgccacacttccagtgctaacaatttactaatcctaactggtacgtctttggaatgtgggaggaaaccgaagcacctggaGGTCATTGGGGAATGTACAAACCCTCAGCCCAAAGCACTTATTCCTcccctgacctgccgagtttctcgTCAGGTGCTTTGAGTGTGATCCTTCAGATCTCCAGTGTGTAGAGCAAGTTTTGTTCGCACATAGAGTGGTGAGTGGCTGGAAACCACTAACAGggtggtaatggaggcagcaaagATAGATTTAAAGGGCTCTTCCATAGGTGCGTGAATAcgcagagaatgaagggagatggaccatgtgcaagtGAAGGGATTTGTTTAATTAGGTGTCATTAACTTAATTAGTTTACACTCAGACCCCATATAGCACTACCCCGCATAGCACAGATTGGTTACAAAACAGTTATTCAGTTCTTTattgaaattttttaaaaaatgacaaaaaTTAATTCTAAGCAACACTTAAAACTTCTCAAGAACAGCCGCCGTTATACTAAATATTCAATCAGCCAATGAGAGTGCCTTACATACGCTCTGCACCACTCACAGCCAATCATGTATTAGTTCACGCTCCGGCTCGCCCGCAGGTGTAAACATTCTTGCTCCCTTCACCAACTTAACCAGAATGTCTGGAAAATGGCCTGTAACTTCCAGCGAGGGGAGAGTGTCTAAGATGACTGGGGAAGGCATCAGCACGGATGTGAAACTGCAGCTGATGCGGGATTTGGAAGCTGGTGAGCATCAGGCTAAAGTTGGCGCCTCTTTGAAATTTGCTACATCGACGATCGGAACAATTATAAAATATGCAGACAAGATAGAAAGGTTCTGCGAGGATAACCTCAAAGTTATCACTAATGAAGGTGACTTGTTCAGGAAGCCACTTGCTTGAAAAAGTGGAAAATAGACTAAATGTAGGGGTAGACGACCAAACACACCAAAATATTCCCCTAAACTGGCAGGTAATACCACCACCTGCTTCCCTCCGGTGCTGCTGCAGTACTGATGTAGAGGCTAGGCCTATTTGTGTGTTTGTTACTCCGTGAATTACTTGTATACATAAAACAAAAGACCATGTATCTTGGATTAGAGTTTTTAAAAATTACGCACACGTCCATTTACCTAATGTTGTAGTGACCCCGCCTAGCACTGCTTGACATAGCGCTTCACCTCTGGGGACACGCCTCAGCATTGAGCGGGGTCTGAGTGTAGTGAAATATCAGAatcagtcaggtttaatatcaccggcatgtgtcgtgaaacctGTTAAACTTGCGGCAGCAGGACAATGTAAtagatgataatatagaaagaaaaataaataagtgaattacagtaggtatatatgtacattaaatagataaattaaaaatggtgcaaaaacagaaataataaaaaaagtagtcatcatgggtttaatgtccattcagaaatcagatggcagaggggaaaaagctattcctgaatcgttgagtgtgtgccttcagacttctgtacctcctccctgatggtagcagcaagaagagggcatgtcctgggaagATGGagacccttaataatggatgcttcctttttgaggcactgctgctCGATGTCTTTGATAGATCATGGCTAATGGGCCTGTTTCAGTACCATACTTTTTCTGTAATCCATGTACCATATTTTACAACCAGTAGAATAGTTAATGCATCATAAATTCTGATTGTCACTGAATGGGAGGCGGCCAAATGAGGACATTTACAGCCAATGAAGCAAAGGCAGAATTAGCATTTTTTCAATTTCATAATAATGTTTAATTGTCCTTCAACCATTCATGTGTAGACAGATgaacgaaacagtgttcctctggggccaaggtgcaaacctCAGGAAcaccagtcacacacagcacttatagttatgatagcagaaaaacatgGTCACAAAACAATATAAAAATATGGCCCAAGTCCCTGATTGATGGTCCATGGATGTTGTCCTAGAGCCACACTTCTACAAGAACAAGCACACAGCAGTCCCTGTTACGTACCACTGCAGCCACAAACAAACACAATCCAGCTTGTTTTCCCATGAGGGCACCATTGAGGGGAGGTCAGCTCCCAACCTGGCACAGGCTCCGGCTCTCTCCCATGGGTGACTGCAACAGGCAACCCCGCAGCACGAGGGGCTGGTCCGCACAACAACCGAGGTCATGCAGCTTCCCCACCACCAGTCTCAACAAGGAACCAGACTTGCAAATTAcccatgtccaacagggtcttgcaatcacacgATCAACGCCTCGGACAATTACATGCACTGTTTGTGGGACTGCACATCACCATTGATGCCTTCCTCCTTGAGCATCAACATATTACACAAGTCCAGCTCTACCACGTTCAATCAGCTCACCAGTGGGACAGACTTTCAGCCCTTGATGTTCTCAATATGCAGCAGTGACTTGCGATTGCAAAAAGAATGAACAATTACACTTTGTTGGACCCAGAGAGGCTGTTGTGACCAAGCACATTGTCATCTGAATGGAAGCATCCTAAAACTCATGTGACATAGCAAGGAAGCCATGCTTCCTTTAACCAACAAATTCAGACAaaagaacttcactcacctcaactctgaactgaatccacagccgacagactcactttcaaggactctacaactcatgtgctcagaattttttttatttgtacaatttgtcttcttttgcacataagttgtttgtcagcctttgttatttatagtttttcatatattctactgtatttctttattttcctctaaCTGCcagtgagaaaatgaatctcagggtagtatattgtgacacatttgtactttgataataaatttactttgaactttgaaagaagCTATGCTTCCTTTAAGGGACCAATTCAgacaaaatagaaaaaaatgcAATATATAAACACTATATTAGTCCTAGTTGGTCCGTAATAAAGTACCCTTGATGCAATTCTGATATTGCCTTAAGATTATCATCATTAGGACTTACAACACTACCAAACTGGCCCATACGTCACCTTTAGAAACAGTCCCTCACCTTCTGCCATCTTGTCCCTGTTGCTATATTTTCATTTTCCTTCCAGTGCAGCCTCATATTCTCAAACCCAATATAAGTTAGGTGATCTCAATACATTTCATTTCTGAAAATCCCACTGCCTACCACACAACTACGATTTaccatcctctgcaccctctggtGGCTAAACTATGTAGTCACAGTTACATATTTgtcatggagacacaagagactaggCGCTGGAATTTGGAGCATCACCTAATCTGCTGGAGGGAATCTAACATATCAaggagcatctgtgggaggaaggaaACTGCAGtgttttgatctgaaacattgatATCAGAACTTAATGTGGGGCAATGGCTTTTGCAAATGATGCAAGATGTTGGGAAAATATTGGATAATAAGCAGgaaatcaaagattcaaaggccGAAGCAAATGCAGTGAACTTCTTAAGCGGTCAATTGGTGAACTTGCTGAATCAAATAATTTTTCACAAGTCAACCAGTAAAACCCTTGACCTCTGCtctaaaatcatggctgatcttccatCTTAACTCAACATTCCAGTCTCATTTCTACAACCCTTGGTTGCCTTAATATTTAGAAattgataaacacaagagtttctgtagatgctgacaatccagagtaacacacacaaggagatggaggaactgaccTGCAGAATCaaaatcatgaaatttgttgttatgtagcagcagtacattgcaattcataataaataacggtaatttatttatatataaaagttaaattaaataaataatgcaaaaagagggGGGGGAAGTCATGAGGtatagttcatgg
The sequence above is a segment of the Hypanus sabinus isolate sHypSab1 chromosome 4, sHypSab1.hap1, whole genome shotgun sequence genome. Coding sequences within it:
- the cyyr1 gene encoding cysteine and tyrosine-rich protein 1; amino-acid sequence: MEGSGTVIAGVVFGIVFLMGVIAGIAICICMCLNNGWNARVGVLQGSHLDTVSRHNDSSPPPYSHNQEMEYTADPPPPYTPTPPASLQFTLPPPYPGCSRK